A portion of the Zootoca vivipara chromosome 6, rZooViv1.1, whole genome shotgun sequence genome contains these proteins:
- the MICOS10 gene encoding MICOS complex subunit MIC10, whose translation MASEGDLGRKWDRCLADSAVKLGAGFGLGVVFSVIFFKRKTWPITLGSGMGLGMAYSNCQHDFRSPYLLHGRFVKEQ comes from the exons ATGGCGTCGGAGGGTGATTTGGGAAGGAAGTGGGACCGGTGCTTGGCTGACTCCGCCGTCAAGCTGG GTGCTGGCTTTGGGTTGGGTGTTGTCTTCTCGGTCATCTTCTTCAAAA GGAAGACGTGGCCCATCACTCTCGGGTCAGGAATGGGCTTAGGAATGGCTTATTCAAACTGCCAGCATGACTTCCGGTCTCCTTACCTTCTCCATGGGCGGTTTGTCAAG